The following proteins come from a genomic window of Sander vitreus isolate 19-12246 chromosome 14, sanVit1, whole genome shotgun sequence:
- the anp32e gene encoding acidic leucine-rich nuclear phosphoprotein 32 family member E: MDMKKRITLELRNRSAAEIAELVVDNSRSADGEVEGLTEAFTELEFLSMVNVGLSSLAKLPSLPKLHKLELSDNNLSGSLEMLSEKCPNLTYLNLSGNKIKELSNVEALQNLKSLQSLDLFNCEITTLEDYRESVFELLPQVTYLDGFDQEDNEAPDSEADDEDEEGEDGAGPTGDYDEDEDDEEEEDGSEGGEVGLSFPVNRADQDDDDEDDYAEEEEEDEKAVVQGEKRKRDEDDEDDDDDEDD; this comes from the exons ATGGACATGAAGAAGAGAATCACTTTGGAGCTGCGGAACCGGAGCGCGGCGGAG ATAGCAGAGCTGGTGGTTGATAACAGTCGCTCAGCAGACGGGGAGGTTGAAGGTCTGACGGAGGCCTTCACAGAGCTGGAGTTCCTCAGTATGGTCAACGTAGGACTCAGCTCACTGGCTAAACTGCCCTCACTGCCCAAACTACACAAg ctgGAGCTGAGTGACAACAACCTGTCTGGTTCTCTGGAGATGTTGTCGGAGAAATGTCCCAACCTGACCTACCTCAACCTGAGCGGCAACAAGATCAAAGAGCTGAGCAACGTGGAGGCGCtg CAAAACCTGAAGAGCCTTCAGAGCCTGGACCTTTTTAACTGTGAGATCACGACTCTGGAGGACTACCGCGAGAGCGTGTTCGAGCTGCTGCCGCAGGTCACGTACCTGGACGGCTTCGACCAGGAGGACAACGAGGCGCCCGACTCAGAGGCCGACGACGAAG ACGAGGAAGGCGAGGACGGCGCGGGGCCGACCGGCGACTACGACGAGGATGAGGatgacgaggaggaggaagacggctcggagggaggagaggtggggCTGAGCTTTCCAGTCAACCGGGCCGATCAG GACGACGATGACGAGGACGACTAcgcagaagaagaggaggaag atgAAAAAGCGGTCGTTCAGGGCGAGAAGAGGAAGCGAGACGAGGATGACGAGGATGATGACGACGACGAAGACGACTAG